In Ruania zhangjianzhongii, the following proteins share a genomic window:
- a CDS encoding SDR family oxidoreductase, with protein sequence MREADTIGASFGQGDPEAEARDLWERVDAVVEGIDILVNNAGIADPRGPIESIDSAGLDRLWAINAAAPFFVTKHGLARIADGGRIVNVSAHLTEGAAQPDLIAYTMTKAAVDAFTRALAKQLGPRGITVNAVAPGPVDTEMNAGWLDAAREMVAGLSPLGRVAEARDVADIVAFLASQDSRWVTGQHVDASGGALL encoded by the coding sequence GTGCGGGAGGCCGACACGATCGGGGCATCGTTCGGTCAGGGCGACCCGGAAGCCGAGGCGCGTGACTTGTGGGAGCGAGTGGACGCCGTCGTGGAGGGGATCGACATCCTGGTGAACAACGCCGGGATCGCCGATCCTCGTGGACCGATCGAGAGTATCGATTCGGCAGGCTTGGATCGCCTGTGGGCGATCAATGCCGCTGCGCCGTTCTTCGTCACCAAGCACGGGCTAGCGCGGATCGCCGACGGCGGTCGGATCGTCAACGTGTCGGCGCACCTCACCGAGGGGGCCGCCCAGCCCGACCTGATCGCCTACACGATGACCAAAGCGGCAGTGGACGCATTCACCAGGGCGCTGGCCAAGCAGCTCGGCCCTCGAGGCATCACGGTCAACGCCGTGGCGCCAGGGCCGGTGGACACCGAGATGAACGCCGGCTGGCTCGATGCCGCCCGGGAGATGGTCGCCGGGCTCTCCCCGTTGGGGCGGGTGGCCGAAGCTCGTGATGTCGCCGATATCGTCGCCTTCCTCGCCTCTCAGGACAGCCGCTGGGTGACCGGTCAGCACGTCGACGCTTCCGGCGGTGCCCTGCTGTGA
- a CDS encoding PadR family transcriptional regulator, whose translation MILARIILGFLSIGPMTGYDLKRHFDSSAAYFWSADKAQIYRTLASLVDDGLAETEVVPGDGAPDRILHRITPAGQSALDAWLASPLDRQPERDPFLARMFFAGDDAERVRRLVTARRTAVDSFVQELEQVRADAPPLDRGENPAAWLRIQTLEHGIAAGRHELAWLDSLLEEPL comes from the coding sequence GTGATCCTTGCGCGCATCATCCTCGGGTTCCTCTCCATCGGGCCGATGACCGGTTACGACTTGAAGCGGCACTTCGACTCCTCGGCCGCGTACTTCTGGTCGGCGGACAAGGCGCAGATCTACCGCACGCTCGCCTCGCTGGTGGACGACGGTCTCGCCGAGACCGAGGTGGTGCCCGGGGACGGCGCACCCGACCGGATCCTGCATCGGATCACCCCCGCCGGGCAGAGTGCGCTGGACGCGTGGCTCGCCTCCCCGTTGGACCGTCAGCCGGAGCGCGATCCGTTCCTGGCGCGGATGTTCTTCGCCGGCGACGACGCCGAGAGGGTCCGACGGCTGGTGACCGCCCGGCGAACGGCCGTGGACAGTTTCGTCCAGGAGCTGGAGCAGGTTCGGGCTGACGCCCCACCGCTGGACCGCGGGGAGAACCCCGCCGCCTGGCTGCGGATTCAGACCCTGGAGCACGGCATCGCGGCTGGCCGGCACGAGCTGGCCTGGCTCGACTCACTTCTGGAGGAACCGCTATGA
- a CDS encoding TetR/AcrR family transcriptional regulator translates to MTAGPGRPRSFDRDAALERAMLLFWERGYDAVATRDLTGAMGIAAPSLYHAFTSKRALFEEAVEVYGQRYGGYIDDALQNEPDARSAVAALLLGAVRQQTLPGHPHGCLIISGATNYSPASAEIAAGLRERRAHTAARIAEKIRADIAAGTLPRETDAQHLSTFAVSVWHGLALLARDGAARADLEAAAGTAMQAWPRPPAAAPR, encoded by the coding sequence ATGACTGCAGGACCAGGACGGCCACGTAGCTTCGATCGGGATGCCGCACTGGAGCGAGCGATGCTGTTGTTCTGGGAGCGCGGCTACGACGCAGTCGCCACGCGCGATCTGACCGGCGCGATGGGCATCGCCGCACCCAGCCTCTATCACGCTTTCACCAGCAAGCGCGCCCTGTTCGAGGAGGCGGTGGAGGTCTACGGCCAGCGCTATGGCGGCTATATCGACGATGCCCTGCAGAACGAACCGGATGCGCGCAGCGCCGTTGCTGCGCTGCTGCTCGGCGCCGTGCGTCAGCAAACCCTCCCTGGGCACCCCCACGGGTGCCTGATCATCAGCGGTGCCACGAACTACAGCCCCGCCTCCGCCGAGATCGCCGCTGGTCTGCGCGAGCGGCGCGCCCACACCGCGGCCAGGATTGCCGAGAAGATCCGGGCCGATATCGCGGCAGGCACCCTGCCACGCGAGACCGATGCCCAGCATCTGTCCACGTTCGCGGTGTCGGTGTGGCACGGATTGGCCCTGCTCGCCCGCGACGGTGCCGCACGGGCGGATCTGGAGGCGGCGGCCGGCACGGCTATGCAGGCATGGCCGAGGCCCCCTGCCGCCGCGCCCCGATGA
- a CDS encoding SDR family NAD(P)-dependent oxidoreductase has translation MRLEGRTALVTGGGRGIGAAVSKRLAADGARVLVHYGTHAAAAEDTAAAARSAGGRHDRGIVRSGRPGSRGA, from the coding sequence ATGCGACTCGAGGGCAGAACAGCGCTCGTGACCGGCGGCGGCCGGGGTATCGGAGCGGCGGTGTCGAAGCGGCTCGCCGCCGACGGTGCCCGGGTGCTGGTGCACTACGGGACGCACGCCGCGGCAGCGGAAGACACGGCCGCAGCGGCGCGCAGTGCGGGAGGCCGACACGATCGGGGCATCGTTCGGTCAGGGCGACCCGGAAGCCGAGGCGCGTGA